A genomic segment from Mycobacteriales bacterium encodes:
- a CDS encoding sulfate ABC transporter substrate-binding protein: MTTNKRIAASLATVAALGLTAACGSSSSGGTSSSSGGGTINLVAYSTPQKAYDKLLPAFNATGAGAGVKLNGSYGASGTQERAVESGQPADVVEFSRSSDMDKLVAAGLVPADWDANQYKGIITDSVATLIVRKGNPLHITNWDDLIKPGVKVVTPNPLSSGSACWNLMAAYGAELKEGKTPDQALAFVKELLQHTVSLPDSGSDATAAFVGGTGDVLIGYENEAIEAEQAGDAVQYVTPPDTILIENPIAVTSEAKNPTLDKAFVDFLYSDAGQKIFASEGYRPVVAADLDKKTFPTPPGLFTIDSLGGWTKVNDQFFDSTDGSITKILNDLGDGASG, translated from the coding sequence GTGACCACAAACAAGCGGATCGCCGCCAGTCTCGCAACGGTCGCCGCACTGGGCTTGACCGCGGCGTGCGGCAGCTCCTCATCGGGCGGTACGAGCTCCTCGAGTGGCGGCGGCACCATCAACCTGGTCGCGTACTCGACGCCGCAGAAGGCGTACGACAAGCTGCTCCCGGCGTTCAACGCCACGGGGGCCGGTGCCGGAGTCAAGCTCAACGGCTCCTACGGCGCGTCGGGCACCCAGGAGCGTGCCGTGGAAAGCGGCCAGCCGGCCGACGTCGTGGAGTTCTCCCGCAGCTCGGACATGGACAAGCTGGTGGCCGCAGGCCTGGTGCCTGCGGACTGGGACGCGAACCAGTACAAGGGCATCATCACCGACTCGGTCGCCACGCTGATCGTGCGCAAGGGCAACCCCCTGCACATCACCAACTGGGACGACCTCATCAAGCCCGGCGTCAAGGTCGTCACGCCGAACCCGCTGAGCTCGGGCAGCGCGTGCTGGAACCTGATGGCCGCGTACGGCGCGGAGCTCAAGGAGGGCAAGACGCCGGACCAGGCGCTCGCCTTCGTCAAGGAGCTGCTCCAGCACACCGTTTCGCTGCCGGACAGTGGCTCCGACGCGACGGCAGCATTCGTCGGCGGGACGGGTGACGTGCTGATCGGCTACGAGAACGAGGCCATCGAGGCAGAGCAGGCGGGCGACGCGGTGCAGTACGTGACGCCGCCGGACACGATCCTGATCGAGAACCCGATCGCGGTGACCAGCGAGGCCAAGAACCCGACGCTGGACAAGGCGTTCGTCGACTTCCTCTACTCCGACGCCGGCCAGAAGATCTTCGCCTCCGAGGGCTACCGCCCGGTGGTGGCCGCCGACCTCGACAAGAAGACGTTCCCGACCCCGCCCGGCCTGTTCACCATCGACTCGCTGGGGGGCTGGACAAAGGTGAACGACCAGTTCTTCGACTCGACCGACGGCTCGATCACCAAGATTCTCAACGATCTCGGTGACGGCGCGAGTGGCTGA
- the cysT gene encoding sulfate ABC transporter permease subunit CysT, translating into MAEAALPGNSFSAKAHPRRRSLLRPVAAGVGPGLSMLYLSLLVGLPVAAVISQSAHHTFWSSITQAHTRSVLEFTVLVALAAAAVDAVTGVALAWVLVRDDFPGKRVVNALIDLPFALPTIVAGLVLLSLYGPDSPVGVNVEGTRIAVLFALLFVTLPFVTRAVQPVLLTLERDVEDAAACLGAKPWTVFRRIILPAILPATLTGASLAFARALGEFGSVVLISGNLPRSEIASQVIFQDVENGVPQQAAAIGVVLLAMALVIFVVTGLVTRRNAARHG; encoded by the coding sequence GTGGCTGAGGCCGCACTTCCGGGCAACTCCTTCAGCGCGAAGGCCCATCCCCGCCGCCGTTCGCTCCTGCGACCGGTCGCGGCGGGGGTGGGCCCCGGGCTGTCGATGCTGTACCTGTCACTGCTCGTCGGCCTGCCCGTCGCGGCCGTCATCAGCCAGTCGGCGCACCACACCTTCTGGTCGAGCATCACGCAGGCGCACACCCGATCGGTGCTGGAGTTCACGGTGCTCGTCGCACTCGCCGCGGCCGCGGTGGATGCGGTGACGGGCGTCGCGCTGGCCTGGGTGCTCGTGCGAGACGACTTCCCGGGCAAGCGGGTCGTGAACGCGCTGATCGACCTGCCGTTCGCTCTTCCCACGATCGTCGCCGGACTGGTGCTGCTGAGCCTCTACGGGCCCGACAGCCCGGTCGGCGTCAACGTCGAGGGCACCCGGATCGCGGTGCTCTTCGCGCTGTTGTTCGTCACCTTGCCGTTCGTCACGCGCGCGGTGCAGCCCGTCCTGCTGACACTGGAGCGCGACGTCGAGGACGCCGCTGCGTGTCTGGGCGCGAAGCCGTGGACCGTGTTCCGGCGCATCATCCTTCCGGCGATCCTGCCGGCAACCCTGACCGGAGCCTCGCTGGCGTTCGCCCGAGCGCTCGGCGAGTTCGGCTCGGTCGTGCTGATCTCCGGCAACCTGCCGCGCAGCGAGATCGCCTCGCAGGTCATCTTCCAAGACGTCGAGAACGGCGTGCCGCAACAAGCCGCCGCGATCGGCGTCGTACTGCTGGCAATGGCGTTGGTGATCTTCGTCGTGACGGGCCTGGTCACGAGACGGAACGCGGCCCGGCATGGCTAA
- a CDS encoding sulfate ABC transporter permease subunit produces MAKYLLRYSVLLYLAALLVAPVVMVGYRTFQHGVSPVWDALSSPDATSALKLSLLITLIAVPVNIVFGVATGWLLARRRMPLPWLVDALINLPFAMSPVVVGLAVFVLYSRTGWIGTYLFSHGIPVLFTWKAMTIATIFVSLPFVVREVVPVLEELGTEQEQAAAVLGASQLQAFFRVTLPAIRWAVVYGTILTVARSLGEYGAVNIVSSNIVGRSLTLPLYVNNRVNQLDPQAAYSAGLLLAVISLLILVGMTTLSARRHRTSEDAS; encoded by the coding sequence ATGGCTAAGTACCTGCTGCGCTACTCGGTGCTGCTCTACCTCGCCGCACTGCTGGTCGCGCCCGTCGTCATGGTCGGCTACCGCACCTTCCAGCACGGCGTGTCTCCGGTGTGGGACGCGCTGTCGAGCCCGGACGCGACCTCCGCACTGAAGCTCTCGCTGCTGATCACGCTGATCGCCGTCCCCGTCAACATCGTGTTCGGGGTCGCCACGGGCTGGCTGCTCGCCCGACGCCGGATGCCGCTGCCTTGGCTGGTCGACGCACTGATCAACCTGCCCTTCGCGATGTCCCCGGTGGTCGTCGGGCTCGCGGTCTTCGTCCTCTACAGCCGGACTGGCTGGATCGGGACCTACCTGTTCTCGCACGGCATCCCGGTGCTGTTCACCTGGAAGGCAATGACGATCGCCACGATCTTCGTGAGCCTGCCGTTCGTGGTACGGGAAGTGGTGCCGGTCCTCGAGGAGCTCGGCACCGAGCAGGAACAAGCGGCGGCGGTGCTCGGCGCCTCGCAGCTACAGGCGTTCTTCCGCGTGACGCTGCCGGCCATCCGCTGGGCGGTCGTCTACGGCACGATCCTGACGGTTGCCCGCTCGCTCGGCGAGTACGGCGCGGTCAACATCGTCTCGAGCAACATCGTGGGACGAAGCCTCACGCTGCCGCTCTACGTGAACAACCGGGTCAACCAGCTCGACCCGCAAGCGGCGTACAGCGCGGGCCTGCTGCTCGCGGTGATCTCGCTTCTCATCCTCGTCGGCATGACCACGCTCAGCGCGCGCCGACACCGCACGTCGGAGGACGCTTCATGA
- a CDS encoding TOBE-like domain-containing protein produces the protein MSIKVSDVSKSFGDFHALDHVSVQIEPGHLTAVLGPSGGGKSTLLRIIAGLETADSGHVEIDDVDVTNVPARQRGIGFVFQHYAAFTHMTVWENVAFGLKIQKAPKDRIKARVAELLALVHLDGFAARYPSELSGGQRQRMALARALAVEPGLLLLDEPFGALDVKVRQELRDWLRRLHDEVHTTTIFVTHDQEEAMEIADRIIVVNHGRIEQAGTPEDLYDRPANDFVMGFLGPVTTLGGRLVRPHDIHVSTKAEAGGQRARLERVISLGFETRVVASPSDGGEPITVQLTRNQVHELALDVGSEVYLTALAKVS, from the coding sequence ATGAGCATCAAGGTCAGCGACGTCAGCAAGTCCTTCGGGGACTTTCATGCGCTCGACCACGTCAGCGTCCAGATCGAGCCGGGCCATCTGACGGCGGTGCTGGGCCCATCCGGCGGCGGCAAGTCGACGCTGCTTCGGATCATCGCCGGGCTCGAGACCGCGGACAGCGGCCACGTCGAGATCGACGACGTCGACGTCACGAACGTGCCGGCCCGGCAGCGCGGGATCGGTTTCGTCTTCCAGCACTACGCGGCGTTCACCCACATGACGGTGTGGGAGAACGTGGCGTTCGGGCTGAAGATCCAGAAGGCGCCCAAGGATCGGATCAAGGCACGCGTCGCCGAGCTGCTCGCGCTGGTGCACCTCGACGGGTTCGCCGCGCGCTACCCCTCTGAGCTGTCCGGCGGGCAACGGCAGCGCATGGCTCTCGCCCGCGCGCTCGCCGTCGAGCCCGGCCTGCTGCTGCTGGACGAGCCGTTCGGCGCGCTCGACGTGAAGGTGCGCCAGGAGCTGCGAGACTGGCTGCGCCGGCTCCACGACGAGGTGCACACGACCACGATCTTCGTCACGCACGACCAAGAGGAGGCGATGGAGATCGCCGACCGGATCATCGTCGTCAACCACGGCCGGATCGAGCAGGCGGGGACGCCGGAAGACCTCTACGACCGGCCGGCCAACGACTTCGTCATGGGCTTCCTCGGACCGGTCACGACCCTCGGCGGGCGGCTGGTCCGCCCCCACGACATCCATGTGTCTACCAAGGCGGAAGCGGGCGGCCAGCGAGCCAGGCTGGAGCGGGTGATCTCACTGGGGTTCGAGACTCGTGTCGTCGCCTCGCCGTCGGACGGCGGCGAGCCGATCACGGTCCAGCTCACCCGCAACCAGGTGCACGAGCTCGCGCTGGACGTGGGCAGCGAGGTCTACCTCACCGCGTTGGCGAAGGTGAGCTGA
- a CDS encoding CPBP family intramembrane glutamic endopeptidase, whose amino-acid sequence MRVRSGGLVGAVAALAGVGLLLTVPTIVVSGVDAGARAVAAVAAVALTGLLGRIFFVGLRLDPTKMTVYEVLSTHRFERADVLGLAVERVARGRWQRIVLVCADGRIVPASWTIAGVRDDAWVARAVPLGYGFGETQQRVAATLAEQNRLAAEAGLPLATRDPGLTPATVSPVADGPARQWLGWETGFVVAAMALPGIAAAVTILAQHIGGVSDLDEFDLPLAHHPGISLVLLIFGYLTTGLVVPIALLQLARSGQPPATLGLQRSGLGRDAVNAVGLLAASWILTGIVVALLSIGGSGKFTNTASDSHVPAYYLVYAVLLSATTAINEEVIVNGYFLTRLSQLGWSRWPAFALSFAVRESYHVYYGVAFLATMPLGYLVTRSFQKRGRLGRAIFTHFGFDVVSLSIAVLTS is encoded by the coding sequence ATGCGGGTTCGGTCCGGCGGGCTGGTCGGCGCCGTCGCAGCGTTGGCCGGCGTCGGGCTGCTGCTCACCGTGCCCACCATCGTGGTGAGTGGTGTGGACGCCGGAGCTCGAGCGGTCGCGGCCGTCGCGGCGGTGGCGCTCACCGGCCTGCTGGGTCGGATCTTCTTCGTCGGGCTGCGCCTCGACCCGACGAAGATGACGGTGTACGAGGTGTTGTCGACCCACCGGTTCGAGCGCGCCGACGTGCTCGGCCTCGCCGTGGAGCGGGTTGCCAGAGGCCGGTGGCAACGGATCGTCCTGGTGTGCGCCGACGGCCGCATCGTCCCGGCCAGCTGGACGATCGCCGGCGTGCGCGACGACGCGTGGGTGGCTCGCGCGGTGCCGCTCGGGTACGGCTTCGGCGAGACCCAACAACGGGTCGCCGCGACGCTCGCCGAGCAGAACCGGCTCGCCGCGGAGGCCGGCCTGCCGTTGGCCACCCGTGACCCGGGACTGACGCCGGCGACGGTGTCCCCGGTCGCGGACGGCCCGGCGCGGCAGTGGCTCGGGTGGGAGACCGGATTCGTCGTCGCCGCCATGGCGCTGCCGGGCATCGCGGCGGCGGTGACGATCCTCGCCCAGCACATCGGGGGAGTCAGCGATCTCGACGAGTTCGACCTGCCCCTCGCGCACCACCCCGGCATCAGCCTCGTGCTGCTCATCTTCGGATACCTCACGACGGGCCTCGTGGTGCCGATCGCGCTGTTGCAGCTCGCGCGTAGCGGCCAGCCGCCCGCGACGCTCGGCCTGCAACGCAGCGGTCTGGGGCGTGACGCGGTCAACGCGGTCGGGCTGCTGGCCGCGTCGTGGATCCTCACCGGCATCGTCGTGGCGCTGCTCTCGATCGGCGGCAGCGGCAAGTTCACCAACACCGCGTCCGACTCGCACGTCCCGGCGTACTACTTGGTCTACGCCGTCCTGCTGTCGGCCACCACGGCGATCAACGAGGAAGTCATCGTCAACGGCTACTTCCTGACGCGGCTGTCACAGCTCGGATGGAGTCGTTGGCCGGCGTTCGCACTGAGCTTCGCAGTGCGCGAGTCCTACCACGTGTACTACGGGGTCGCGTTCCTTGCGACGATGCCACTCGGCTACCTCGTGACCCGCTCGTTCCAGAAGCGAGGTCGGCTCGGGCGAGCGATCTTCACGCACTTCGGCTTCGACGTGGTCTCGCTCTCGATCGCCGTACTGACCTCGTAG
- the hisC gene encoding histidinol-phosphate transaminase, whose translation MAVRLRDAMGRLPAYVAGRKAPGAVVLASNESPYGLLPAVAATIDGITAGVSRYPDMSATALVDAIAGYHGVSPDQVAVGAGSVEVVGQIASAVVDPGDEVVYGWRAFEAYPIITTIAGGQSVQIPLRAHVHDLDAMSEAITDRTKLVIVCNPNNPTGTAVGTELTAFVDRVPDDVLVVVDEAYHHYTDPDVVPDALVVLRDRPNVVVTRTFSKAFALAGLRVGYCIGAADVVQAVRKTQIPFSVSALAQQCAIAALGDEAVVARRAAMTIAERDRVAASLRDAGFDVPPSQANFVWLPITNAAAAFAEHCAGGGVLVRPFAGDGVRVTIGLPEENDRFLALAGTWAQAHPS comes from the coding sequence GTGGCGGTCCGACTTCGTGACGCGATGGGTCGGCTGCCGGCCTATGTCGCGGGTCGCAAGGCGCCGGGCGCGGTCGTCCTTGCCAGCAACGAGTCGCCGTACGGGCTGCTGCCGGCGGTTGCCGCGACGATCGACGGGATCACCGCTGGCGTCAGTCGCTACCCGGACATGTCGGCGACCGCCCTGGTCGACGCCATCGCCGGCTATCACGGCGTCTCACCCGATCAGGTCGCGGTAGGGGCGGGCAGCGTGGAGGTGGTCGGCCAGATCGCCTCCGCCGTCGTCGACCCGGGGGACGAAGTCGTGTACGGCTGGCGCGCGTTCGAGGCCTACCCGATCATCACCACGATCGCCGGCGGGCAGTCGGTGCAGATCCCGCTTCGTGCGCACGTCCACGACCTCGACGCCATGTCCGAGGCGATCACGGATCGCACCAAGCTGGTCATCGTCTGCAATCCGAACAACCCGACGGGCACCGCGGTCGGCACCGAGCTGACGGCGTTCGTCGACCGGGTTCCGGACGACGTGCTCGTGGTGGTCGACGAGGCCTACCACCATTACACCGATCCGGATGTCGTGCCTGATGCGCTCGTCGTCTTGCGTGACCGGCCCAACGTGGTCGTCACGCGCACCTTCTCCAAGGCGTTCGCCCTCGCCGGGCTGCGGGTCGGCTATTGCATCGGTGCAGCGGACGTCGTGCAGGCGGTGCGCAAGACCCAGATCCCGTTCAGTGTCAGCGCACTCGCCCAGCAGTGCGCGATCGCGGCGCTCGGCGATGAGGCCGTCGTCGCCCGGCGGGCCGCCATGACCATCGCCGAACGCGACCGGGTCGCCGCCTCGCTGCGCGACGCCGGCTTCGACGTGCCGCCGTCCCAAGCGAACTTCGTGTGGCTCCCCATCACGAACGCCGCCGCAGCCTTCGCGGAGCACTGTGCGGGCGGGGGAGTGCTGGTACGCCCGTTCGCCGGTGACGGGGTGCGGGTCACCATCGGTCTTCCCGAGGAAAACGACCGCTTCCTGGCGCTCGCCGGCACGTGGGCGCAGGCCCACCCGTCCTGA
- a CDS encoding DUF1330 domain-containing protein, whose translation MPAYVIYQGRVTDPEQYDKYKPLSAASISAAGGRLIVRGGESEVLEGNAPPSRTVVIEFPTRQAAVDWYHGAAYAAARKVREGAAEANMYVVDGYDEP comes from the coding sequence ATGCCCGCTTACGTCATCTACCAGGGTCGCGTGACCGATCCGGAGCAGTACGACAAGTACAAGCCTCTGTCAGCGGCGAGCATCTCCGCCGCCGGCGGCCGGCTGATCGTGCGTGGGGGCGAGTCCGAGGTACTCGAAGGGAACGCGCCGCCGAGTCGCACGGTGGTCATCGAGTTCCCCACTCGCCAGGCGGCGGTCGACTGGTACCACGGTGCGGCGTACGCGGCGGCCCGCAAGGTTCGCGAAGGCGCCGCCGAGGCCAACATGTACGTCGTCGACGGCTACGACGAACCGTAG
- a CDS encoding arylsulfatase: protein MPVHEDFDGVLADTHVDSTPSYPKRSAPVGAPNVVMIVLDDTGFAQLGCYGSSIDTPNIDRLAAGGLRYSNFHVTPLCSPTRAALLTGRNHHTVGMRSVANFNTGFPQMTGKISPRAATIAEVLRDEGYATFAVGKWHLCPALDCSAAGPMDAWPCQRGFDRFYGFLEGETDQFNPDLFYDNHRVSPPATPDEGYHLSEDLVDRASGFIHDSVSVRPDRPFFLYLAFGATHAPHQAPPEYLAKYRGKFDAGWDVARDQWFARQLEMGLVPAGTDLAPRNPGVEPWDSLPEVQRRLAARMQEAFAAFLDHTDVQIGRLLADLDALGLTDDTLIMLVSDNGASQEGGPYGVMHEMKFFNFMLETPEEAIGRIDDIGGPNSHANYPWGWAQAGNTPFKWYKQNTHEGGVHVPFIVSWPGHIADPGGIRQQFHHAVDVAPTVYDAIGITPPSTYRGYDQLPIAGSSMRYSFDAADAPTPRTAQYFEMNGHRGIWQGEWKAVTRHTQNVPYDEDPWELYKVCDDFSECHDLAGTEPDKLAEMVSLWWDQAREHGVLPLDDRTIELFMTRYDDNSPHPTSRRYVYRPPMSPLPAQAGATLAGNRFAMTATITRAAGDDGVLLATGTANAGLSWFVEDDRLVLDYNGFGDHTVCVSDTQLPVGDCQVGLRFTRDGGAGDFELLIGDIVAGSCHVPMAMRIMSSIGHSIGFDHGSPVSPRYASPNAFAGTIHRIEIETGKLSRFDAEVAAAEAMSRQ from the coding sequence GTGCCGGTTCACGAGGATTTCGACGGGGTGCTCGCCGACACCCACGTGGACTCGACCCCGTCGTACCCGAAGCGGTCGGCCCCCGTCGGGGCGCCGAACGTGGTCATGATCGTGCTCGACGACACCGGCTTCGCACAGCTCGGTTGCTACGGCTCCTCCATCGACACCCCCAACATCGACCGCTTGGCGGCAGGCGGCCTGCGCTACTCGAACTTCCACGTCACCCCGTTGTGCTCGCCGACCCGCGCCGCCCTGCTCACCGGCCGCAACCACCACACCGTCGGCATGCGGTCGGTGGCGAACTTCAACACCGGGTTCCCGCAGATGACGGGCAAGATCTCGCCTCGGGCGGCGACGATCGCCGAGGTGTTGCGCGACGAGGGCTACGCCACGTTCGCGGTCGGCAAGTGGCACCTGTGCCCGGCGCTGGACTGCTCCGCCGCGGGACCGATGGACGCATGGCCGTGCCAGCGGGGCTTCGACCGGTTCTACGGCTTCCTCGAGGGCGAGACCGACCAGTTCAACCCGGACCTGTTCTACGACAACCATCGGGTCAGCCCCCCGGCGACGCCCGACGAGGGCTACCACCTGTCGGAGGACCTGGTCGATCGGGCGTCGGGATTCATCCACGACTCCGTGTCGGTGCGTCCGGACCGGCCGTTCTTCCTCTACCTGGCGTTCGGGGCGACGCACGCGCCGCACCAGGCGCCGCCGGAGTACCTCGCGAAGTACCGCGGCAAGTTCGACGCCGGCTGGGACGTGGCCCGCGACCAATGGTTCGCCCGGCAGCTGGAGATGGGCCTGGTGCCGGCTGGCACCGACCTCGCCCCCCGCAATCCGGGCGTCGAGCCGTGGGACTCCTTGCCGGAGGTCCAGCGGCGGCTCGCGGCGCGAATGCAGGAGGCGTTCGCCGCGTTCCTCGACCACACCGACGTACAGATCGGGCGGCTGCTCGCCGACCTCGACGCGCTCGGGCTGACCGACGACACGCTGATCATGCTGGTGTCCGACAACGGCGCATCCCAGGAGGGCGGACCGTACGGCGTGATGCACGAGATGAAGTTCTTCAACTTCATGCTCGAGACGCCGGAAGAGGCGATCGGTCGCATCGACGACATCGGTGGCCCGAACTCCCACGCCAACTATCCGTGGGGCTGGGCGCAGGCCGGCAACACGCCGTTCAAGTGGTACAAGCAGAACACCCACGAAGGCGGCGTGCACGTTCCGTTCATCGTGAGCTGGCCCGGCCACATCGCCGACCCGGGCGGCATCCGGCAGCAGTTCCATCACGCGGTGGACGTCGCGCCGACGGTGTACGACGCGATCGGGATCACACCGCCTTCGACGTACCGCGGCTACGACCAGCTCCCGATCGCGGGCAGCTCGATGCGCTACTCCTTCGACGCGGCGGACGCGCCCACGCCGCGGACCGCGCAGTACTTCGAGATGAACGGTCATCGCGGCATCTGGCAGGGCGAGTGGAAGGCGGTCACCCGCCACACCCAGAACGTGCCCTACGACGAGGACCCGTGGGAGCTCTACAAGGTGTGCGACGACTTCTCCGAGTGCCACGATCTCGCGGGTACCGAGCCGGACAAGCTCGCCGAGATGGTGTCGCTGTGGTGGGACCAGGCACGCGAGCACGGCGTGCTGCCCCTCGACGACCGCACGATCGAGCTGTTCATGACCAGGTACGACGACAACTCTCCGCACCCGACGTCGCGGCGCTACGTCTACCGGCCGCCGATGTCCCCGCTGCCGGCCCAGGCCGGCGCGACGCTGGCCGGCAACCGGTTCGCGATGACGGCGACGATCACCCGAGCCGCCGGGGACGACGGGGTGCTCCTTGCGACGGGGACCGCGAACGCCGGGCTGTCGTGGTTCGTCGAAGACGATCGACTCGTCCTCGACTACAACGGTTTCGGCGACCACACGGTCTGCGTCTCCGACACGCAGCTGCCGGTGGGTGACTGCCAGGTCGGGCTGCGCTTCACCCGTGACGGCGGGGCGGGAGACTTCGAGCTGCTGATCGGCGACATCGTGGCGGGAAGCTGCCACGTGCCGATGGCGATGCGGATCATGTCGAGCATCGGTCACAGCATCGGCTTCGACCACGGCTCGCCGGTGAGCCCGCGCTACGCCAGTCCGAACGCGTTCGCAGGAACCATCCACCGGATCGAGATCGAGACCGGCAAGCTCAGCAGGTTCGACGCCGAGGTCGCCGCCGCGGAGGCGATGTCGCGCCAGTAG